In Paenibacillus dendritiformis, the DNA window AACCGGATTCCCGCAAGTCAGACATCATCGGACGCTTATCCTGACGCTGCTCCACGCCCCGGCTCAGCTGGGACAGGGCGATAACAGGCACTTCGAGCTCCCTGGCTATCTGCTTCAGCGTCCGGGAGATCTCGGATACTTCCTGCTGCCGGTTCTCTCCCGGCTTGCCGCGTCCGTGAATGAGCTGCAAGTAGTCAATCAGGATCATGCCCAGCCCGCGTTCTTTTTTCAGCCGCCGGCATTTCGCCCGGATATCGGCGACCGTGACGCCCGGCGTATCATCGATATAGACTTCGGCCTCGGACAGCGCCGCAATCGACATCGTCAGCTTCTCCCAATCATCGTCTTCCAGTTGTCCGGTACGCAGGCGTCCGGCATCCACGTTCGACTCGGCGCAGATCATCCGCTGAACGAGCTGTGCGGCGGACATCTCCAGACTGAAGATCGCCACCGTCTCCTTCGCGCGCACGCCGACATTCTGGGCAATATTGAGCGCGAACGCGGTCTTCCCTACGGAAGGCCGGGCCGCCACAATAATGAGGTCGCTTCGCTGGAAGCCGGACGTCATCTTGTCAAGATCGGGGAACCCCGACGGAATCCCCGTCGTCCCGCCCTGATGCTGGCTCAGGAATTCGACCCGCTCGTAGACATCCATCAGCACATCCTTGATGGCGATGAAGCCGCTGGACGAACGGCGATTCGATATTTCCAGAATCCTGCGCTCCGCATCGCTCAGCAGGCCGGAGACGTCATCGCCGCCGGAATAGCCTTCGCTTACGATCTGGGTCGCGGTCCGAATCAGGCGGCGCATCATCGACTTCTCTTCGATAATCTGCGCGTAGTAATCGACATTGGCCGCCGTCGGCACCGCGTTGGCCAGCTTCGTCAGATACGAGATGCGGCCGACATCCTCGAGCTGCTGCTTCGCCTGCAGCTTGGCCGTCAGCGTAATGAGATCGACAGGCTGGTTCTCCTCGCCGAGTTCAATCATCGCCTCGTAGATCATTTGGTGAGCCGGATCGTAGAAGTCCTCCGGCTGAATCCGCTCCATCGCCGTAATCAAGGCTTCGGATTGCAACAGAATCGCGCCGAGTACCGCTTGCTCCGCCTCCAGATTTTGCGGCGGAATCCGATCAACGAACAAGTCGTTCATCTTATTCCTCCGTGACGTGAACCTTCACTGTCGCCTTTACATCCGGGTGCAGCTTTATGGTTACATTCGTATAGCCGAGTGAACGAATCGGTTCCTCCAGCTCGATCTTACGCTTATCGATTTTGAGCTTCATCTTGCTGAGCGCTTCCGCAATCTGCTTCGTCGTAATCGCCCCGAACAGGCGCCCGCCCTCCCCGGCCTTCGCCTTCAGCGGCACCGTCGTCTCATTCAAGGTCGCAGCGAGCTTCTCCGCATCCTGCTTCTCCTGCTCCTTGCGTTTTTGTTCCGATTTATTCTGCTGCTCCAGGGTCTTCAGATTGCCTTCCGTCGCCGGACGCGCAAGTCCCTGCTTGAACAGGAAGTTCTGCGCATACCCTTCGGAGACTTCCTTGATTTGCCCCTTCTTGCCTTGTCCTTTAACATCCTGCAACAAAATGACTTTCATTCGAACAACCCCTCTTCCGCATCAATTTCTTCGAGCACGCGTCTCAGCTTGGCTTCCGCCTCCTCGAGCGGACACGCCAATTGCACAGCCGCGTTGGTCAGATGGCCTCCTCCTCCCAGCCGCTCCATCACGACCTGGACATTCATCTGCCCCAGCGACCGCGCGCTAATCCCGATGAGTCCGTCCGGGCGTTCGCTAATCACGAACGACGCCAGCACATCGGTCATATTCAACAGCGTATCAGCTACCTGGGCGATGAGCAACTGTGAATATTTGCGTCCCGGCTCCGTAACCGCGACCGCAATATGCCCATACAACATTTCCGCCCGCCGGATAATCTCGGCCTTCTCGATATATTCTTCGAGATCCTGCTTCAAGATGCGCTGCACCAGCAGCGGATCGGCCCCTTGGCGGCGTAGGAAGCTGGCCGCATCGAAGGTGCGCGACCCGGTCCGGAGCGTGAAATGCTTCGTGTCCACCGTGATGCCCGCCAGCAGCGCAGTGGCTTCCAGCATGCTCAAGTTAATCCGGTTATGGATATATTGGAGCAGCTCCGTGACCAGCTCGGCCGTGGACGAGGCATACGGCTCCAGATAGACAAGCACGGCGTCGTTGATGAATTCCTCGCCGCGCCGATGATGATCGATGACGACGATCCGATCCGAACGCAGCAGCTTCGGCTCCTCCACCAAGGATGCTTTGTGGGTATCGACCACGACGACCAGGCTGGCCTCGGTAATCATCTCGACGGCTTCGCCCCGGGTAATGAACCGGGACCAGAGAATCTCGTCCCTCCGCAGCTGATCCACCATCCGGTCGATGGACGGATTGCTGTCCTCCAGTACGATAAACGCCTCAACCTCAAGCATCCGGCATGCGTGCAGCACGCCGATCGCCGAGCCGATCGCATCGGTATCCGGCACTTTATGCCCCATAATGAACACCGCGTCGCTCTGCTGGATGAAATCGCGCAGCGCATGCGCGATAACGCGGGCACGCACCCGGGTCCGCTTCTCGACCGCATTCGTCTTGCCCCCATAAAAAGACAGCCGCTGACCCATGCGGACAGCGACTTGATCGCCGCCTCGGCCTAGAGCGATATCCAGGCTCGACTGAGCCATCCGGCCAAGCTCGGCAATGCTCTCCGCACCGGCCGCAATCCCCATGCTGAGCGTAACCGGAAGCTTATTGCCGAACAGCACCTCTCTCACTTCATCCAGAATCGCGAACCGCGTCTGTTCCAGCGCCTTCAAGGTCTGTACGTCCATCACGAGGAAGTACCGCTCCGAAGAGAGCCGGCGAATCAGAATCCCGTTCTCCGCCGCCCATTCCGTAATCTGGCCGGCGACCCGCGCGATGAGCCCGGTCCGCTGCTGGTCATCCATCCCCTGCGTCGACTCTTCCAGATTATCCATGATAACCGTTCCTACCGCGATGCGTTCTTCCTCGTACCGCTTGCGCAGGGTCCAGATGTCGCTAATGTCCGTGAAGTAAGCCACCCGCTCCCCCGGCACAATGTCCGCATGAATGATGCGTCCGCCGATGAACAGCTCTTGGGAATGCTCTGCATCTTTCCCGGCTTGAAGCTGAGGGAAGACTTCTCCCAGTTCCTCTCCGACCAGGCTGTCCTGCTCAATAAGCTGCGCCACATAAGCATTATGCCATTCGATGATCCGGTTCTCGCTATACAGGAGAATGCCATAGGGCAAATCCACGATGGCGCTCTCTCCGGCCCGCTTGACGCGAAGCCCCAGGGTGGTTAGGTACAATTCGGTTTCTTGCCGGAATTTGTGTTCCGCCGCCAGCGAAGCCGCAGCCAAGGCGGCGATGCCGGCGAAGGCAAGCAAGCCGACCATCCAGTTGTAATATGCAAGGACGCTCGTGACCACGACGAGCAGCACGAACGTCCAGATGATGTGCTTGAAATACCAGCGTTGGAACAACATTTTAGGCATGGCTTTTCACCCTACGCTTTTGGCTTGGACATGGCCTGCCGCAGCGGAAAGGCCAGATCCACGATTCCGATAATTCGCAAAATGCCATGTAACAACGGCACAAAGATGACTGCAATGGTAATAACGACCGGAATTGCCCTGTTCCACTTCCGCGAATGCGCCAGGAAGAACAGGAAGCCGATGCCCTGCACCATAAAAGCGAGTTGGAGCAACGGCACCAGGTTGATCAAGATCAAGGTCAGGAAGCTTCCTGACGTCTTCTGCACGATCAGATCGAGGATGATCGTAATTAAGTAATACCAGATTAAGGCCCGCGGCAGCATCCATTGCCACACCGGCTTCAGCTTCTGCACCGCGATACCCTGCGCCGTGAGCAGCGCCCGGCTTATGGCATAAGTAATGGTGCCCATATAGAGGGCGCCGATAATCAGCATGAACGGGATCATCTGGCTGAGCAGGATGACGAATTGCTCCTTCATCTCCTGCGTAAGATCCGCCGGGAACAGCGTTGTCTGCTGCAGTCCGGCCATGCTCTCGTTCATCAGCGACATAATGTAATGATACACATTGAAGTCAAATGCCAGCTTGGCAAACGCCAACAGCAGCAACGATTCCACGAGGAATGCGGCCGTTCCCGCGACATAGACGTTCAAGGCCGGCCGCTTCTGTTTGAACATATGACCGAATACGATTCCCGGAATCATAAAATATACACCCGTCAGCACGCCTACCATCCCTAAGCTGCCGAGCAGAACATATACAAGCAATAACAATGCCGCCCCATGCAGAATAAATCCGCGAAGGGATTGTGTTGCGTAGAGCATGACAAACGGCACCGCCATAAAACTCATCGTCAACACCTGAATCGGTTGTAGGATGGATAATAACAATACGAGCGCCGCAACCGCCCATGCTAACGATGACCAGCGATATTTCAACCTATTCACCTCTTGAGAAGCTCTTCTTCCCTCTTGGTTCTATTCCGTTCGTCACGCAAGAACCGGGGCTAACTTCCTTATTTTTTCCCTGTCCCCAATAAAACCGTCATTCTTCATTATACCATATTTACTTGATATTCATGGCTTTCGACGTGAACTGCTCGCAATATTCTATAATTTGGCTGCGCCGGACAATGCCGATAAAGCGGTTCATATCGTCAACGACCGGAACGAAGTTCTGCACCTTGGCCAAGTTGATCAGATCCTCCATATTCGAATCGATGCGCACCGTTTTATGACGGACGTTCAAGGGGATATCCTTGAGCAAAAAACGCGATGCGTTCTCGAAGGTGATGCTCCCGTTCGAGTTCTTCATATGCCACAGCAGGTCTCCCTCGGTAACCGTCCCGACGAATTCCCCATCGTCATTCAATATAGGCACGGCCGTATAACGATGATGCTCCATTTTTTCCAAGGTTTGACGCAAGGTGGCGCTCACCGTCAAACATACGACTTCATGTTTGGGCGTTAAGAAAAAAGCAATATTCATCCGCGTGGTCTCCTCCTCATTTCAAGCAGGGGCCATTTTCTCCCTAAGATTAAATTAACACATTTCCCATATCAAAAACAAAGAGTCAGCCGCAATCACGACTGACTCTTATCCGTTTAATCTTCCTTGACCTCGCGCGGCTCCATCAGATCGGCCTTCTTCGTGTTCGGATCCAGCCAATTATCAAGGAGCTTCTGCACATATTCCATATCTTCTTCATCAACCATATAGTACCATACATTGCTCATCATTTTGCCGTCGCCATGCAGCATGTAACTGCTGATTTGCGGCGTATCCGACTGCGTGAACATCGTCTTTGCCAGGTCAATCATGAATTTGGGACGAATATCGGTCGAGAAATTATCACCCATAATTTGAATAAGTTCAGGAATTCGGCCGATTTTGTCCATTTCGATTGCCCGGTGCATAATGGCGTTCAAGAAGGTGCGGTGCCGCATCGTCCGGTTCATGTCGGAATCCTCGCGATAGCGGACGAAGTATAATGCTTCCTGTCCGTTGTAAATTGGCTTGTTCGCCTCAATCCGGAATTTCTCGTGGTTCGGATCCTTGTTCACAATGTCTTCCTTGATCGGAAGCTCTACGCCATCCAGCGCGTCCACGACATCCTTCAATCCTTGGAAGTTAATGGTTGCGTAATGATCAACTTTATGCTTCAGCAGGTTCTCCACCGAATCCATGCTCATTTTCGCTTGCCCGTATGCGTAAGCATGGTTCAGCTTCGTCTCGAACCCTTTGCCGATAATCTCGGTGTACGTATCGCGCGGAATCGACAGCAGCAGGACTTTATTGTCTTCCGGCCGCACGACGGAATAAATGATGGTGTCCGAACGCCCCACTTCATTGCCGCGGGCATCAATCCCTAACAGCAACACCGAGAACGGTTCGGTAACCTTCCGGATAACTTCCTCTTTGCCTTCAATCGGTTTGTACGAATTCTCCAGTGTTTCCTCCACATGCCCCGACAGGAACATGTCGAACGCCAAGACGGCGATCTGTTTGCGGAAGAAAAACCCTCCGAATCCGATGATGGCGATCACCAAGAAGGCTATCCACCATTTTTTATATTTTTTCATGCTATCAACTTCTTCCTTTTTGATGAATTTGTAGCGCCCTGCCCGCTGCCCCGTTTTCTCTGTGCTGTTCTTTCTTGGGCAAGTTCTTTGGCCGCACCCCTTTGCCGGATGATTACACAACTGGATCAACAAATGAAACATCGCTTCTTCCTGCCGCGTCTTCCCCATAAGACGCAATCCGCGCGATGCATTCCTTTAGCATATTATGCTCCCGGACACGCCCTTGATGAATGGCGCATCCTGCCGATCGACACTCGCTCAACCCGGCTACCTCTTCCCGGCTAGAGCCAAAAAGTTGAAGCCGCCTTCACTTCATGTTCGGCTTACCCCTAGTTGCTCATGGTCCGATTTATCTATTTTATAGCTGTCGTATGAGCGGAGCCATGAGGTATTGCATTGGATCTACCATACATTTTCGAATTACAGAAAACAACAAGTTTTATTTTACATGTATTTGATGAAAAAATAAAATACTGATTGGTCACATTTTTGATGTAATTATTGAAAATATGGGAAAAATTAATGGGTTTTAAGAGGAAATTTGCGATTTTTTGGGGGATAGACATGTAAATGAAGACATAAAAAACAGCCGGGTACTAACCCGGCTGCTCTCTTGCATTACTCCGTGGTGTATGGCAGCAACGCTACTTGACGGGAGCGTTTGATCGCTACAGTCAGCAGACGTTGATACTTTGCGCTTGTTCCTGTTACACGGCGAGGCAAAATTTTACCGCGTTCGCTGATGAATTTCTTCAACAGATCCGTGTCTTTGTAATCGATGTGCGTAATTTTGTTCGCAGTGAAGTAGCATACTTTACGGCGCTTGTTGCGTCCTTTACGGCCGCCAAAACGACGCTCGCTGCGTTCGCCGCCTTCATTTTGCTTGAAGCTCATTCCATTCAGTCCTTTCCCTATTAAAATGGCAAATCATCATCAGATATATCGATCGGTCTGCCGTCGTCAGAGAATGGATCCGCTGCCGGACCGCGGGACTGACTAGAGCCTCCTCCGCCATATGGCCGTGAGTTATTGTTCGGCTGTCCGCCGCCATAACCTCCGCCCATATCGTCACGACTTCCTCCGCTGTCGCGGTTGGACTCCAGGAATCGTACGTTATCGGCGATAACCTCCGTAACGTATACGCGCTTCCCTTCATTGTTGTCGTAACTGCGGACTTGGATTCGGCCTTCCACAGCCGTTAGCCGACCTTTGCGCAAATAATTGGCGCAAGTCTCTGCCAACTGCCGCCATGTGACCACGGGAATGAAATCCGCCTCCCGCTCGCCATTCTGGTTCGAGAACGGACGATCGACCGCCAACGTAAATTGCGTCACGGCAACTCCGGATGGCGTATAGCGCAATTCAGGGTCACGGGTTAGACGACCAATCAAGATCACGCGATTCAACATGTAATCCCCTCCTTCGACGTATCCTTACGAAATACGATGGTCGGCAATTAAGCCACGTCTGTTGTTACGAGATGGCGGATAACTTCGTCGGAGATCTTCAATTGACGCTCCAACTCGGCAACCACTGCAGGTTGTGCAGTGAAGTTCACGAGAACGTAGATACCGTCGCGGAACTTCTTGATCTCATAAGCAAGACGGCGCTTGCCCATCACGTCGTGTTTCGTAATTTCCCCGCCTTCGTTAGAGATGACGCCTTGGAATTTTTCGACTGCAGCTTGGACAGCTTCTTGCTCGATGTCTGGACGAATGATGTACATCAATTCGTATTTGCGCATTTCACGTTCACCTCCTCTTGGACTTCAGGCCCCTGATCGGTGCGTCAGGAGCAAGGAGCGAGAAAACTCGCACTAAATAAATATATCAAAAACTGGGCCAAGGCGCAAGCCATACCTTCGCTGTCTTGACCGATTTTATCGCGGAATGTCCATTCCCCGGGCTGTTGAAAAGTCATAAGGCATATCCCTCCTACAATTCTCCATTCATGAACCTGTGTCCGCACGCGAACAATACAATGGAAGAGACAAATCTGCCGATGTCAGGAGGTGGCAACGATGGGGGAAAAGACCGAATTCGAGCCGGGAGACAAAGCGCCCAACGACGGTATCTACATGGAGGTAGGCGAGGCAAGCTTCCACACCGAGATTCAGGATCCGAAGCAGATTCGATTGAAAAAAGGCGAAACGTTCCCGGAGACGACCAACAAAGACCGTAAATGGAAAAAGAAATCCCACGCACTTACCCACTAAATAATTGTACCGAGCGCATAAAATCGGCATGAACAGCCATAATAACGACTGACGGTGCGAAGCGAGGTGGGTTCCGTTGAACGTTGCAGCGAAACAGCCGAGTGATGACGCAAACTTTACGATAACATCATAAGAGAAGCGAGGGGTTGTGCCAAAGACACTTTAGTCTGAAACACGAATCTTGTATGGTCAGCCATATAGATGAACCTGAGCCATCTGAAGAAGTGAAGTAAAGAAAGTCTAATCAAGCACCGTCAACCAGGAAAGGACTCTGCAACTGCGGAGTCCTTTCATTTGTCTAGATGGCTTCACGCTGGGGTCTTCACGGAAGAAGATCCGACTCTCTTCTAATCCAAATCATGTAGACGTATAAAAACTGCCATGCTATCATATAAATAGAAAAAGAGCCGTGCCCGAACACGACTCTTCACAACAGCCGCTTCAAAGGCGGCGGCTTTTCAGGTTGGCGAATAGACCGCTTCCCTTCAGCAAGGGCGGTCTATTTCTTTGTGTGCATGTATATCAGCAGCGTCCCGACAAAAGTCAATAACGCGAGTATCGATATCCCGAATTGGAACATAACGGACATTGCTTCGTATACGCTCACTGGCATCACCTCCCTTCCGGGAGATTGGCCGACCGCCCATAAAGCCATTCTATTGCATGGCAATTATATCCTACTTTTCGGAAGGGTAAACCATATAAAAATACCTCCTACTCATCGGTAAGAGGTATCGAATCAGTTCGTCGTTATGAAGCAGCCAACGTACGAAGGTATGTACATTAACTCCAGTATCATACCAGAGCGTAGAATTAAAGTGAAAGTGGCGGAAAGGGTGGGATTCGAACCCACGCACGCTTTGACACGCCTAGCTGATTTCGAGTCAGCCCCCTTGGACCTCTTGGGTACCTTTCCACAGCACAATTCATTTTAACACATGAACTTTAAAAATGCAAGATGTTTTACTCCACTTTTTTTTCTGCCGACCGAAGCACTTTTTTCATGCTTTTTTCGAACTTGGCCCGCGGAATGAGCACGCTGTGCTTGCACCCTACGCATTTAATCCGAATATCCATCCCCATACGGATAATCTCCATTTCATTCGTGCCGCATGGATGCGGCTTTTTCATTTGCACAATATCCCCCAGTTCAAATTGCTTACGTTCCATTCGTCGAGAGCCCCTTTCCTTCATAATTTTCAATCGTTGCCGCTTCCTCTTCTTTGCGATATTGCGCTTTTCTAACCTCCAGATTGATGAGTCTGGACACCTGCGCTTGAGTGAACGGCTTGCATTCCGCGATGATGCGTATCGTCGTCTCGGTGCGGGTCATTGTCTGAATTCCAAGCACCTGCGGCTGCCGGATTACATTCGGTTCGCGGTCCGGCAAGGCGGCTAATGTCTTCTCCATTCGATGAATGGCTTTATCGACATCTTCATCCGCGGCAATGACAACATCCACCACCGCTAATGAATTGCTGATCGAGTAGTTGGTTACGTCCGTAATGCTTCCATTGGGGATAATATGCATCTCCCCTGTCCAGCTGCGTATCCGCGTAGACCTTAAACCGATCATTTCCACCGTGCCCTGGAACTGTCCTACCTTGACAACATCCCCTACGGCGAATTGATCCTCGAAAATAATGAAAAAACCGGTCATCACGTCCTTGACCAGGCTCTGCGAGCCGAAGCCGATCGCAAACGTAACGACCCCTGCCCCGGCCAGCAGCGGCGCGAGATTGACGTTGAACTCCATTAAGATGAACATAATCATCGTGAAGTTGAGTGTCAATGAGGTGACATTTTTGAGCAGCTTCACAATCGTGAGGAGCCGGCGCGGATTAAGCGCAAGATTGCCCCTTCCCTTCTTGCTGATTGCTCGGTCAATCATGCGGAAGACCACCTTAATCGCAATCCGGGAGATGAGAATAATGAGCACGATCCGGATGGACTTGATTATCAGCCATTCCCATGTGGAAGGATCCGTGATCCAGTCCATCAACTGATGCTGCCATTTCTGAAAAATGCCCACCGTCTGTTCGATGTTCTGCTCCATCATATGCGTCTCTTCCGGTTCCGCCTGCAGCATCCTCTCACTCCTCTGCCGATTCTATCAATTGAATATAGTGATCATTCCGCTTATAGAATATCCCGCGAATCTCGACCCGCTCGCTTCGAATCAGGGTCCGCACCGCCCCCAGATCGTCAGGCTGGAACTGAATGGACAGTGCGCACCCTGCCGTAATCTGTGTCGGCGTCGGACAAGTGTCAATGTCCAGATCGAGGTATTCCATCAGCATTTCCATTCGCAGCGCATGCTGGGTAGAATCAAAGGCCAGCAGCCATTCTTCCGCTTCTATTCCATTCATGACGGCGCATCCTTCCTTAACAGTATGATTTCCTTCTTCCGAGTATAAAACTCCTCTTTCATCCATATACTAGTTACTACTATTTCGTAGAAACGGAGGTTGCGCCGTGAGTTACTCTCTATCCAATTCTCCTGCTCCCATAGACTGTCTGCCATGCAAAGTGGATTACAACACGCCGGAAGCGCTGACGACGCTGGTCCGTTCCTGCCGCGAGCATTTGCGCCTGCGTGCCCCTTACCAATCATTATCGGTTGTATGCATTGGCACCGACCGCTCCACCGGGGATTGCCTGGGCCCCCTCGTCGGCACGTATCTGGTCAAGCGTTCCAGTTCCCATTACCGCGTCTTCGGAACGCTTCAGCAGCCGGTCCATGCCATGAATTTGCAGGACAAGCTGGATGAATTGCGGCAGGAAGACCCGAGTACCTTCATCTTAGCCGTGGATGCCTGCCTTGGCCAGAGCAGCAGCGTAGGCGCGGTTCAGATCCAGCATGGTCCTGTCCGTCCGGGTGCGGGAGTGAACAAACAATTGCCCCCGGTCGGCGACATGCACATAACCGGCATCGTCAACGTCGGAGGCTTCATGGAATATTTCGTGCTGCAAAATACTCGGCTTCATCTGGTCATGAGCATGGCCGAACTGATAGGAGAAGTGATCCATCAATCGATCGAAGGGACAACCCCGGTTAACTAATCTCTGTCAGCCTTCACCGAGGCGGCTTGTCCACGGCTGGCTGCCGCCGCTTCAAGGGCCTGCTTTTCTTCCGGCGATAAGGTATACGCGGATTGTCCTTTCTCCACAGGCTTAGCGTATACGTAGGAATGATCCCGCCCGTGAATGCCTGTCAATACAATGCCGTCCTGTTCATCGTTAACCCAGGCAATCGAGAAGCTCAGTTCGCTCCCATGCTCTGCAAAAGCGTTATAGCGCTGAATGCCGACATGGGATTTCATTCTGGCTGCGGTTCCTTCCAACTGCTGAATCCGACGTTGATGCTGCTCGAACCCATCCCGCAACCGGCTCATGTCATCATGCATGCTGGACAGCACCA includes these proteins:
- a CDS encoding DUF4446 family protein, with protein sequence MMNELWNEWLPLVVLCTAGLSLMLLLLVWIQGVKLRKLRRKYMSIMGESGVEQLDLVLSSMHDDMSRLRDGFEQHQRRIQQLEGTAARMKSHVGIQRYNAFAEHGSELSFSIAWVNDEQDGIVLTGIHGRDHSYVYAKPVEKGQSAYTLSPEEKQALEAAAASRGQAASVKADRD